The genomic interval TTACGGTATTTAAAAAGAACGGTTTTTGCCTGTATTTATCGAAGTAACTTTAATTCCAATTGCGGTGCTCATACATGATTTGCTGAAATTAATTGTAAATCCGAGTGAAAATTTAATTCTTTTTCTAAATTTTAATTTTATTTTCATCATTTTAGTTAAGCGATTTTGTGTTAAAAATTTATATTAATATGGTTTTATAAAATTTCGGTAATCGAAAGTTTAAATTAGGCAAAAATTTATTGCCTAATTTAAAAATTTTCGATTATTCCCATTTAATCGTTGCAGGCGGCTTGCTTGAGATATCATAAACTACGCGGTTGATTCCATCGACTTCATTTATGATGCGACGGCTTATATTTTCAAGCAGATCATATGGCAGTCTTGAAAAACTTGCTGTCATTCCATCGCTTGCATCGACTACGCGAATACAAACCGCATTTTCATAAGTTCTATTATCGCCCATAACTCCAACTGAGTTTACATTTAAAAGCACACAAAATGCTTGCCAAGTTTTTTCATACCAACCACTTGATTTAAGCTCTTGTCTTAACACAACATCTGCTTTTCTCAAAAGCTCAAGTCTTTCGTTTGTAACCTCTCCCATTATGCGTATTGCAAGTCCAGGTCCAGGGAATGGATGTCTAAAAACTAAATCACGACTAAGCCCAAGCTCAAGTCCCAAGGCTCTAACTTCATCTTTAAAAATTTCCCTTAAAGGCTCAATTAGTTCAAATTTCATACTAAATTTCACTAAATTTATTGGTTGTACTCATAAATTTATCAAATCAAAATACAAAATAATTTTGCAATAAAGAGGATTTTTATATCACTCTTAATTGGTATCGAAAATAGAACAACTATTAAAGAGATGAAAGAAGAAAGAATAAAAGAAAATTTAGCTTAATCACAGTAATCGCAATTTAAATTGTGATGCTTGAAAGCTAAATTACGAACTTCATTAGGAAGTTTTCCCTTGTATCTTTTGTAATAAATGGAAAATTTACTATGAGATGTGTATCCAACAGACTCAGCTATCTCCTTTATAGGAAGCTCAGTATTTAAAAGAAGAGTTTCAGCTACATTCATTCTTTTCCTTTGGGTGTATTCTGTAATGCTTTGACCATATTTTTCTTTAAACAAATTTTTTAATTTTGTTCCACTCATTTTAGATATTTTTTCAAGTGTTCTTTGGTTTATATTCATTGAGAAATGATCATCTAAAAATCTGGCTACATCTTCAAGTGCTTTATCATCATCAGACTCAATTTTATAATTTTTTCTATTTAAGTAGGTATCTATTACTATACTTATCCACTCATTTGCTTTGGCTTTAAAGAAAAAATCAGCAGCAGGAGTGTCCATCTTACAATTTAATATTTCCATTGCCACTTTTTCTAATGACTTTGTAAGTATTATTTGATTTGATTGAAGTAAAGCCCTATAAAATGATTCTAGGTCAATGTTAATGGATGATAGGTGTTTTTCTAGAAGTTCTTTTTTAAAGCCTATAGAAACAGCAAGATAATAGCAGTTCTCGTGCAATAAAAATCGAAAGTCATCTTTTATATTGTCAAAATCAAAAGTGCATAATGAGTTGGCTGTCAAAGTTTGATAAGGATTAAATTTCTCGCCGTTTGCACTTATAATGTAGCTAGAGTATATCGAAACATAGTCTGCCATACTATAAGTGCTATTTTGAACTACCTCTTCTCTGATATAAAAATCATGTATATCAATAATAAATCCATCTCCTTCATAAAACCAATACAGGCCTTCCGCATAGGTTGAATCCTCTTTACTCCAACAAAATGTATGCCCTGCACTTGAATATTTCTTATTGTTTTTACACTCATCTACGTTCATATATTCTTTTACAAAATTATAATAAGCCATAATAACTCTATCCCTTTTAGACAATATTCCAATTAGCCTTATTAATTAAAAACTATTGTATTTGTATTATAATCGATGTATAATAAAAAATCAACGATAACTATTGTCAAAATTTATATCTAAATGAGATATTAAAGAAAGGGGAGATGATTATGAATATTTATAAAAAGCTATTTGCTTATGTAGGGGATAAAAAATATCTTGGAGCTTTTGCTATAGCTTTTTCTGTTATATCTGCAGTGCTTACAGTATATGGATATTATTTAATCTACAAATTTTTAGATAATTTAATAATTAATTCAAATTTATCTGGCGCAGAGAGTTTAGCGTTAAAATCAGTCTTTGCATTAACAGGTGGAGCAATATTTTATTTTGTTTCAGGAATGTTTTCACACGTTTTGGGATTTAGGCTTGAAACAAATTTAAGGAAAAGAGGGATTGATGGCCTAGAGAAAGCAAGCTTTAGGTTCTTTGACTTGAACCCTTCTGGAAAAATTAGAAAGATCATAGATGACAATGCCGCACAAACTCACCAGGTGATAGCCCACATGATTCCAGATAGCTCTCAAGCAATAATTACACCTTTTCTTGTGCTTGTGCTTGGTTTTATAGTAAGTATAAGAGTAGGCATCACTTTACTTGCTCTTACAATAATCGGAAGCGTAATTTTAGGAGCAATGATGGGCGAGGGAAGATTTATGAAGATATACCAAGAAGCCCTATCTAAACTAAGTGCTGAAACTGTCGAGTACGTTAGAGGAATGCAAGTTGTAAAAATATTTAGAGCAAATGTAGAGTCATTTAAAAGTTTCTACAAGGCAATAAAAGATTACTCAAAATATGCTTATGATTATTCCCTATCTTGTAAAAAGCCTTATGTTTTGTATCAGTGGTTATTTTTTGGTCTAGTTGCTATCTTAATTATTCCGGTTGTCTATTTTATGACTAGCTTAGGTAGTGCCAAGATGATATTGCTTGAGCTTATCATGATTTTATTTTTATCGGGAGTTCTCTTTGTTTCATTTATGAGAATGATGTGGTACTCCTTGTATATTTCTAAAGGAAATTATGCAGTAGACACTTTAGAGGCGCTTTACAATGACATGCAAAAAGATAAATTAGTGCATGGCAATCTCAATAATTTTAAAAACTTCAATATTGAGTTTGACAATGTAAGTTTTGCTTATAATGATAAAGCTGTCATTGAAAATTTATCCTTTAAATTAGAAGAAGGAAAGTCCTATGCACTAGTCGGTTCCTCTGGATCAGGTAAATCAACAGTAGCAAAACTTATATCAGGCTTTTATAATGTCAATGAAGGAAGCATAAAGATAGGTGGCATACCAATATCTAAATATTCTAACGAAGCCCTAATTAAAGCTATCTCCTTTGTTTTTCAAGATTCGAAATTGTTTAAGAAAAGTATTTACGACAATGTAGCTTTAGCCAATAAAGAGGCGAGCAAAGATGATGTTATGAAAGCCCTGAAATTAGCAGGATGCGATCTGATATTAGACAAATTTCCAGATAGAGAAAATACAGTCATAGGCTCAAAAGGAGTTTATTTATCTGGAGGAGAAAAACAAAGAATTGCAATTGCTAGAGCAATTTTAAAGGATTCGAAAATTATTATTATGGATGAAGCATCGGCGTCTATCGATCCAGATAATGAGTTTGAACTGCAAAAAGCTTTCAAAAATCTTATGAAGGATAAGACAGTTATCATGATTGCTCACAGACTTTCTACAATTAAAGATCTTGATGAAATACTTGTGATGGATAATGGAAAAATTATAGAAAGAGGCTCTGACAAAGAGTTAATGTCAAGAGATACAATATATAAGAGACTTCAAGAGATGTTTAACAGTGCAAATGAATGGAGGGTTTCAAATGAAGGAGTTTTATAAAAAAAGATTTGCTCTTACAGATAGGGGAGCTAGAAATTTAACCAAAGCAACACTATTCTCATTTTTTGTCTATTGTATAAATATGCTTCCTGTAATAATACTAATGTTTTTTGCTCAAGAAGTATTGGAGAATATCGACAAAAGCAGTGGTTTTTATATAGTATTTTCAGTTTTGACCTTGATAGCAATGTATATTTTGCTTTCTATTGAATACGATAAACTGTATAGCACAACATATCAAGAAAGTGCTGATTTAAGGATAAGAACAGCAGAAAACTTATCAAAACTGCCTCTATCATACTTTTCTAAACATGATATTTCTGATCTCTCGCAAACAATAATGGCTGATATTGAGGGTATAGAACATGCAATGAGCCACTCGATACCAAAAGTTGGTGGTATGGTACTCTTCTTCCCGCTAATATCTGTAATGATGTTAGTAGGAAATGTAAAAATGGGCTTAGCTGTAATTATTCCATCGCTCTTAAGCTTTATCTTTATACCTTTATCTAAAAAATATCAAGTTAAAGGGGAGAAAAAATATTATGACATCTTAAGAGAAAACTCAGAAAACTTTCAGGAAAATATCGAAATGCAAATGGAGATTAAAGCATATGGCTTATCAGAGGAAATGAAAGAAAAGCTATATGAAAAAATGGATAAAAGTGAAAAAGTACACTTAAAGACAGAAATGGGGATTGTTCTAACTATGTCACTTTCATCAATATTTAGCTTTATATCTCTTGCTGTTGTGATATTTGTTGGCGCAAATTTAATTATTAATAAAGAGATAAGTGTTCTATACCTTATAGGATATTTACTAGCGGCTATGAAGATAAAAGACTCTCTTGATGCATCTAAAGAGGGCATGATGGAAATATTTTATTTAACGCCAAAGATTGAAAGACTAAAAGAAATTCAAAATCAAAATCTCCAAGAGGGCAAAGATTATAAGTTAAAAAAATTTGATATTGATCTAAAAGATGTTGAATTTGCTTACAATAAAGACGCAAAAGTTTTAAGGGGAGTTAGTTTTAAAGCAAAGCAGGGAGAGGT from Campylobacter hominis ATCC BAA-381 carries:
- a CDS encoding DUF4236 domain-containing protein; this encodes MMKIKLKFRKRIKFSLGFTINFSKSCMSTAIGIKVTSINTGKNRSF
- a CDS encoding helix-turn-helix domain-containing protein, whose translation is MAYYNFVKEYMNVDECKNNKKYSSAGHTFCWSKEDSTYAEGLYWFYEGDGFIIDIHDFYIREEVVQNSTYSMADYVSIYSSYIISANGEKFNPYQTLTANSLCTFDFDNIKDDFRFLLHENCYYLAVSIGFKKELLEKHLSSINIDLESFYRALLQSNQIILTKSLEKVAMEILNCKMDTPAADFFFKAKANEWISIVIDTYLNRKNYKIESDDDKALEDVARFLDDHFSMNINQRTLEKISKMSGTKLKNLFKEKYGQSITEYTQRKRMNVAETLLLNTELPIKEIAESVGYTSHSKFSIYYKRYKGKLPNEVRNLAFKHHNLNCDYCD
- a CDS encoding ABC transporter ATP-binding protein, whose protein sequence is MNIYKKLFAYVGDKKYLGAFAIAFSVISAVLTVYGYYLIYKFLDNLIINSNLSGAESLALKSVFALTGGAIFYFVSGMFSHVLGFRLETNLRKRGIDGLEKASFRFFDLNPSGKIRKIIDDNAAQTHQVIAHMIPDSSQAIITPFLVLVLGFIVSIRVGITLLALTIIGSVILGAMMGEGRFMKIYQEALSKLSAETVEYVRGMQVVKIFRANVESFKSFYKAIKDYSKYAYDYSLSCKKPYVLYQWLFFGLVAILIIPVVYFMTSLGSAKMILLELIMILFLSGVLFVSFMRMMWYSLYISKGNYAVDTLEALYNDMQKDKLVHGNLNNFKNFNIEFDNVSFAYNDKAVIENLSFKLEEGKSYALVGSSGSGKSTVAKLISGFYNVNEGSIKIGGIPISKYSNEALIKAISFVFQDSKLFKKSIYDNVALANKEASKDDVMKALKLAGCDLILDKFPDRENTVIGSKGVYLSGGEKQRIAIARAILKDSKIIIMDEASASIDPDNEFELQKAFKNLMKDKTVIMIAHRLSTIKDLDEILVMDNGKIIERGSDKELMSRDTIYKRLQEMFNSANEWRVSNEGVL
- a CDS encoding ABC transporter ATP-binding protein, which encodes MKEFYKKRFALTDRGARNLTKATLFSFFVYCINMLPVIILMFFAQEVLENIDKSSGFYIVFSVLTLIAMYILLSIEYDKLYSTTYQESADLRIRTAENLSKLPLSYFSKHDISDLSQTIMADIEGIEHAMSHSIPKVGGMVLFFPLISVMMLVGNVKMGLAVIIPSLLSFIFIPLSKKYQVKGEKKYYDILRENSENFQENIEMQMEIKAYGLSEEMKEKLYEKMDKSEKVHLKTEMGIVLTMSLSSIFSFISLAVVIFVGANLIINKEISVLYLIGYLLAAMKIKDSLDASKEGMMEIFYLTPKIERLKEIQNQNLQEGKDYKLKKFDIDLKDVEFAYNKDAKVLRGVSFKAKQGEVTALVGASGCGKTTILKLISRLYDYDEGQILIDGKDIKEISTESLFDKVSIVFQDVVLFNQSVMENIRIGKQEASDEEVKRAAKLANCTDFIEKMDKDFDTVIGENGAELSGGERQRLSIARAFLKDAPILILDEIAASLDVDNEKKIQESLNNLIKDKTVVIISHRMKSIENADKIVVLENGRVENEGKHEELLQKSKVYKNLIEKTKMAEEFIY